A window from Hymenobacter volaticus encodes these proteins:
- the paaC gene encoding 1,2-phenylacetyl-CoA epoxidase subunit PaaC, producing MQVAPSDTTALSTYSPEVRQHLFHYVLQLADTSLILGHRLSEWCGHGPILEQDLAMANIALDLLGETRSLYQYAAELEGKGRTEDDLAFLRVASEYRNPLLVEQPNGDFADTVTRQFLFDNFHFHFLQQLQTSSDERLAAIAEKSWKEAAYHLKWSSEWIIRLGDGTDESRQRLDKALANLWRYSGELTTPTATEQALQALGIIPDYKVFQDSMTAHVAKVFAEGTLSVPQETYMQRGGKEGRHSEHLGYILAELQYMQRTYPGMTW from the coding sequence ATGCAAGTCGCCCCATCCGACACCACTGCGTTGAGTACCTACTCGCCCGAGGTGCGCCAACATCTGTTTCATTACGTGTTGCAATTGGCTGATACCAGCTTGATTCTGGGTCACCGCTTATCCGAATGGTGCGGGCACGGGCCGATTCTGGAGCAGGATTTGGCTATGGCAAATATTGCGCTGGACTTGTTGGGCGAAACCCGCAGCCTTTACCAATACGCTGCTGAACTCGAAGGCAAAGGCCGCACCGAAGACGACCTTGCCTTTTTGCGCGTTGCCTCCGAGTACCGCAACCCACTGCTGGTTGAGCAACCCAACGGCGACTTCGCCGATACCGTAACCCGGCAGTTTCTGTTCGACAATTTTCACTTCCATTTTTTGCAACAGCTACAAACTAGTTCCGACGAGCGGTTGGCGGCCATTGCGGAAAAATCGTGGAAAGAAGCAGCCTACCATCTCAAATGGAGTTCGGAATGGATAATTCGGCTCGGTGACGGTACCGACGAAAGCCGCCAGCGCCTGGATAAGGCTTTAGCTAATTTGTGGCGCTATTCCGGCGAGCTAACTACGCCCACGGCTACTGAGCAAGCCTTGCAAGCACTCGGCATCATTCCCGATTACAAGGTATTCCAGGACAGTATGACTGCACACGTAGCCAAGGTGTTTGCGGAAGGTACATTATCGGTTCCGCAGGAAACATATATGCAGCGCGGCGGCAAGGAAGGCCGGCATTCCGAGCATCTGGGCTACATCTTGGCAGAGTTGCAATACATGCAGCGCACTTATCCGGGCATGACATGGTAG
- the paaA gene encoding 1,2-phenylacetyl-CoA epoxidase subunit PaaA, with translation METVEINLEEQFQARIDADVRIEPKDWMPDAYRKTLIRQISQHAHSELVGMLPEGNWITRAPSLKRKSILLAKVQDEAGHGLYLYSAAETLGASRDQMLADLHSGKAKYSSIFNYPTLSWADMGCVGWLVDGAAILNQVPLCRTSYGPYARAMVRVCKEESFHQRQGFEVMQTLCEGTPVQKEMAQEALNRWWWPTLMMFGPKDADSPNTAQSMNWRIKRFTNDELRQKFVDMMVPQAEFLGLTVPDPALKWNEAKNGYDFGEVDWEEFWNVVKGNGMCNKDRLGARIKAHEDGAWVREAALAHAAKRKQREQQEKSAAA, from the coding sequence ATGGAAACGGTAGAAATCAACCTCGAAGAGCAGTTTCAGGCTCGCATTGACGCAGATGTTCGGATTGAGCCTAAAGACTGGATGCCCGACGCGTATCGCAAGACCCTGATTCGGCAGATTTCCCAACATGCTCATTCTGAGCTCGTGGGCATGCTGCCGGAAGGCAACTGGATTACGCGTGCCCCGTCACTGAAGCGTAAATCTATCTTGCTAGCCAAGGTGCAGGACGAAGCTGGTCATGGCCTCTACCTTTACAGCGCTGCTGAGACGCTGGGTGCTTCTCGCGACCAAATGCTGGCCGACCTGCACTCCGGCAAAGCCAAATATTCCAGCATTTTCAACTATCCTACCCTCTCTTGGGCTGATATGGGTTGCGTGGGCTGGTTGGTTGATGGGGCTGCTATTCTGAACCAAGTGCCGCTGTGCCGCACCTCGTATGGGCCTTATGCCCGCGCTATGGTGCGGGTGTGTAAGGAAGAAAGCTTCCACCAGCGTCAGGGATTCGAAGTGATGCAGACACTGTGCGAAGGCACGCCAGTGCAAAAAGAAATGGCGCAAGAAGCATTGAACCGTTGGTGGTGGCCTACCCTGATGATGTTCGGCCCGAAAGACGCCGATTCTCCTAACACTGCCCAATCGATGAACTGGCGAATTAAGCGCTTCACCAACGACGAGCTACGCCAGAAATTCGTAGATATGATGGTGCCGCAAGCCGAGTTCTTGGGCTTGACTGTGCCCGACCCTGCCCTAAAGTGGAACGAAGCCAAGAACGGTTACGATTTCGGCGAGGTGGACTGGGAAGAATTCTGGAATGTGGTGAAGGGCAATGGCATGTGCAACAAAGACCGACTCGGTGCCCGCATCAAAGCGCATGAAGATGGCGCCTGGGTGCGCGAAGCCGCCCTCGCCCATGCCGCTAAACGCAAACAGCGCGAACAGCAGGAAAAGTCTGCCGCTGCCTAG
- a CDS encoding 3-hydroxyacyl-CoA dehydrogenase NAD-binding domain-containing protein, with product MIIGIIGSGAMGAGIAQVVATAGHTVHLLDQNAEALQRASLSIEASLRKLAEKGKLPLATAEAAITRLHPTSDIQQFTDCELVLEAVVEDLAVKQQLFQQLESIVTADCVLATNTSSLSVTSIAAACQRPERFIGIHFFNPAPLMQLVEVIPAIQTREELATEVRDLVESWGKLPVLAKDTPGFIVNRVARPYYGEAIRILEEGIADIATIDWALTELGGFRMGPFTLMDFIGHDVNYRVTESVFTAFFYDPRYKPSFTQKRLFEAGYYGRKVGHGFYNYAPEAIQPEPKRDEALGNVLVNRVLAMLINEAADALALNIASRDDLELAMTKGVNYPKGLLAWADELGIADVLDTLDNLYAEYHEDRYRASPLLRRMVRDRQHFFPTTSTLT from the coding sequence ATGATCATTGGCATTATTGGGAGCGGCGCCATGGGAGCAGGCATTGCGCAAGTGGTAGCCACGGCGGGCCACACAGTACACCTCCTCGACCAGAACGCAGAGGCGCTGCAACGAGCCAGCCTCTCCATTGAAGCCAGCTTGCGCAAGCTAGCTGAGAAGGGTAAGCTTCCTCTTGCCACTGCCGAAGCGGCTATAACTCGGCTTCATCCAACCAGCGATATACAGCAGTTTACCGATTGTGAGTTGGTGCTAGAGGCCGTAGTGGAAGATCTGGCGGTGAAGCAGCAGCTGTTTCAGCAACTTGAAAGCATTGTAACTGCGGATTGTGTGCTGGCTACCAACACCTCTTCGTTGTCCGTCACGTCTATTGCAGCAGCTTGCCAACGACCAGAACGGTTTATTGGCATTCACTTTTTCAATCCGGCCCCGTTGATGCAGCTGGTAGAAGTGATTCCAGCCATTCAGACGCGGGAAGAGTTGGCAACTGAAGTGCGGGATTTGGTGGAAAGCTGGGGAAAGCTGCCGGTGCTGGCCAAGGATACGCCGGGCTTTATTGTAAACCGGGTGGCGCGGCCGTATTACGGCGAGGCCATCCGTATACTGGAAGAAGGAATTGCCGATATAGCCACCATCGACTGGGCACTAACCGAGCTGGGCGGCTTCCGCATGGGACCGTTCACGCTCATGGACTTCATCGGCCACGACGTCAACTACCGCGTTACGGAATCGGTGTTTACTGCCTTTTTCTATGACCCACGCTACAAGCCCTCGTTCACGCAGAAGCGCTTATTTGAAGCAGGTTACTACGGCCGCAAAGTGGGCCACGGCTTCTACAACTACGCGCCCGAAGCCATACAGCCCGAACCAAAACGCGACGAAGCCTTAGGCAATGTGCTAGTAAACCGCGTACTGGCCATGCTCATCAACGAAGCCGCCGATGCCCTAGCCCTAAACATAGCTTCCCGCGACGACCTGGAGCTAGCCATGACCAAGGGCGTCAATTATCCCAAAGGCTTATTGGCCTGGGCCGATGAGCTAGGTATAGCCGATGTGCTCGACACCCTTGACAATCTTTACGCCGAATACCACGAAGACCGATACCGCGCCAGCCCCCTGCTGCGCCGCATGGTCCGAGACCGGCAACATTTTTTCCCAACGACTTCCACTCTCACTTAG
- a CDS encoding enoyl-CoA hydratase-related protein yields the protein MSDSNSLIFSLEAGIATIRLNRPDVFNSINKPLALALQERLRACKEDATVRAVLLTGTGKAFCAGQDLAEITDPSSPGVSEIVEQHYNPIVQLIRDLDKPVVAAVNGVAAGAGANIALACDLVVAKESASFIQAFSKIGLIPDSGGTYFLPRLIGMQRATALMMTGDKVSASEAERMGMIYKAIPDENFDNEVVALVVKLAAMPTKGLAYTKQLLNASFHNGLEQQLRCEADYQYRAGHTADYREGVSAFMEKRKPTFTGE from the coding sequence ATGTCCGACTCGAATTCTCTGATTTTCTCTTTGGAAGCTGGTATAGCCACTATCCGGCTCAACCGCCCCGATGTGTTCAATAGCATCAACAAACCGCTGGCGTTGGCTTTGCAAGAGCGTTTGCGTGCGTGCAAGGAAGATGCTACGGTACGCGCGGTGCTTTTGACGGGTACCGGCAAGGCTTTTTGCGCTGGACAGGATCTGGCCGAAATTACCGACCCAAGCAGCCCAGGTGTTTCAGAGATTGTGGAGCAGCACTATAACCCGATTGTGCAGTTGATTCGAGACTTGGATAAGCCGGTGGTAGCCGCTGTGAACGGTGTAGCAGCGGGCGCGGGCGCCAACATCGCGCTGGCCTGCGACTTGGTAGTGGCCAAGGAATCAGCCTCGTTTATTCAGGCTTTCAGTAAGATTGGTTTGATTCCGGACAGCGGGGGCACGTATTTTCTGCCCCGCCTCATTGGCATGCAGCGTGCCACAGCTCTGATGATGACGGGCGACAAAGTAAGCGCCTCGGAAGCCGAGCGGATGGGCATGATCTACAAAGCCATTCCAGACGAAAACTTCGATAACGAAGTGGTGGCGTTAGTGGTCAAGCTAGCCGCCATGCCCACCAAAGGACTGGCCTACACCAAACAGTTGCTCAACGCCTCGTTTCACAACGGCTTGGAACAGCAGCTACGTTGCGAAGCCGACTACCAGTACCGCGCTGGCCACACCGCCGACTACCGCGAAGGCGTGTCGGCTTTCATGGAGAAACGCAAACCAACCTTCACCGGCGAATGA
- the paaB gene encoding 1,2-phenylacetyl-CoA epoxidase subunit PaaB: protein MNQSEWPLWEVFIRSKQGLDHKHVGSLHAADATMAIQNARDVYTRRMEGVSIWVVESVHVHASNPDDSAAFFDPANDKVYRHPTFYEVPDSIKHM, encoded by the coding sequence ATGAATCAATCTGAATGGCCGCTGTGGGAGGTTTTCATCCGTAGCAAACAAGGCCTCGACCATAAGCATGTGGGCAGCTTGCACGCCGCCGATGCTACGATGGCTATCCAAAACGCGCGCGACGTATATACCCGCCGGATGGAAGGCGTTAGCATTTGGGTGGTAGAGTCGGTGCACGTGCATGCTTCTAACCCCGACGACTCCGCCGCCTTCTTCGACCCGGCCAACGATAAAGTATATCGGCATCCTACGTTCTACGAGGTGCCGGATTCTATCAAGCACATGTAA
- a CDS encoding C40 family peptidase, whose amino-acid sequence MLILVSWLASCSGSKKVNYRNGRYYSARDMARIKAAERNRRGRGRAPIAKSKTRATTASGTAKIVTKRRSTPLNASREMVTVIETARSYQGTPYKYGGTTRLGMDCSGLLCAAFAAIEVPIPRSSNEQAVWGDPVRPQDLKVGDLLFFGASPGSNSITHVGLVTEATPEGVQFIHSSSSLGVTENSLETDYYLSRFIKAVRPPL is encoded by the coding sequence ATGCTAATTCTGGTGAGTTGGTTGGCAAGTTGCAGCGGCTCGAAGAAAGTCAATTACCGCAACGGCCGTTACTATTCGGCCCGCGACATGGCCCGCATAAAAGCCGCCGAGCGCAACCGTCGGGGCCGAGGCCGCGCCCCAATTGCTAAATCCAAGACAAGAGCTACCACCGCATCAGGCACGGCCAAGATAGTGACCAAGCGCCGCAGCACGCCCCTGAATGCAAGCCGTGAAATGGTCACGGTTATCGAAACCGCCCGTTCTTATCAAGGCACTCCTTATAAGTATGGCGGCACCACACGCCTAGGCATGGATTGCTCGGGCTTGCTGTGTGCTGCATTTGCCGCTATTGAAGTGCCCATCCCGCGTTCCAGCAACGAGCAGGCTGTGTGGGGCGACCCAGTAAGGCCGCAGGATTTGAAAGTTGGCGACTTACTGTTTTTCGGCGCTTCACCGGGCAGTAACTCTATCACGCACGTAGGCCTCGTGACGGAAGCTACGCCCGAAGGCGTGCAGTTTATTCACTCGTCTAGCTCACTCGGGGTGACAGAGAACAGCTTGGAGACAGATTATTATTTAAGCCGCTTCATAAAGGCCGTGCGCCCCCCGTTGTAA
- a CDS encoding 2Fe-2S iron-sulfur cluster-binding protein encodes MQQPLDGEWQVAIKKVPDGRFSSLAVENLRVGEELEVMPPAGRFYTELHPTNAKRYVAFAAGSGITPVFSIVKTILLTEPNSQVTLIYGNRGRNSIIFKEAIEALKNKFLRRLSVYHILSREQGDTDLLFGRIDEAKTKQFLDKILPPSQIDECFICGPEEMINGVRAALTDAGVAPEKIHFEMFTSASSSKQQAGPVKVHPVGEDDKKSQVSVKLDGSTHLLQMSYYGNTILDAMLETGADAPYSCKNGMCSTCRARIVDGQVEMDVNYSLSDTEVARGYVLTCQARPLSEKVVVDFDQ; translated from the coding sequence ATGCAGCAGCCCCTGGATGGGGAGTGGCAAGTGGCTATTAAGAAGGTGCCAGATGGGAGGTTTTCGTCGTTGGCGGTAGAGAACTTGCGCGTGGGGGAAGAACTGGAGGTGATGCCGCCTGCTGGCCGCTTCTACACCGAGTTGCATCCTACCAACGCGAAGCGGTACGTGGCTTTTGCGGCCGGAAGCGGCATTACGCCGGTATTTTCCATTGTGAAAACTATCCTGCTGACCGAGCCTAATAGTCAAGTCACGCTGATTTATGGCAACCGGGGCCGCAATTCCATCATTTTCAAGGAAGCCATTGAGGCCCTCAAAAACAAGTTTCTGCGTCGCCTGAGCGTTTACCACATCCTTAGCCGCGAGCAAGGCGACACCGACCTGCTTTTCGGTCGCATCGACGAAGCGAAAACCAAACAGTTTCTCGATAAGATTTTGCCACCCAGTCAAATCGACGAGTGCTTTATCTGCGGGCCCGAGGAAATGATAAACGGCGTACGCGCCGCCCTAACTGACGCTGGCGTAGCACCCGAAAAAATTCACTTCGAGATGTTCACCTCCGCAAGCAGCAGCAAGCAACAGGCGGGCCCGGTGAAAGTGCACCCCGTTGGCGAGGATGACAAGAAAAGCCAAGTAAGTGTGAAGCTCGACGGCAGCACGCACTTGCTTCAGATGTCGTACTACGGCAACACCATTCTGGACGCCATGCTGGAAACCGGAGCCGATGCGCCCTACTCCTGCAAAAACGGCATGTGCAGTACCTGCCGCGCCCGCATTGTGGATGGCCAAGTGGAAATGGACGTGAACTACTCACTGTCAGACACTGAAGTGGCAAGAGGCTACGTACTGACCTGCCAGGCCCGGCCACTATCGGAAAAGGTAGTGGTAGATTTCGACCAATAA
- a CDS encoding FAD-binding oxidoreductase — MLVPFRQVEQAAEAVSAVFRAGIIPSGMEFMEREAIAWSSDYLQIPLTLPEDIHAHLLIELDGQDLDQLYKEAEQVYGVLEHYDVGEILLADTAGQKEDLWRIRRNIGNSVRYNSVYKEEDTVVPRAELPTLLKGVKEIGARYGFKSVCYGHAGDGNLHVNIIRGELTDEQWNVGLRQPITEIFQLCVKLGGTISGEHGIGLVQKGYIGIALPEANLELMRGIKRVFDPAGILNPGKIF, encoded by the coding sequence ATGCTGGTGCCGTTCCGGCAGGTAGAGCAGGCGGCCGAGGCCGTGTCGGCTGTGTTCCGGGCCGGCATTATCCCTTCGGGCATGGAGTTCATGGAGCGCGAAGCCATTGCCTGGTCGTCGGACTACCTGCAGATTCCGCTCACGCTGCCCGAGGACATTCACGCCCACTTACTGATCGAGCTGGATGGCCAAGACCTCGACCAGCTCTATAAGGAAGCCGAGCAGGTGTACGGCGTGCTCGAGCACTACGACGTGGGTGAAATCCTGTTGGCCGACACGGCCGGGCAGAAAGAGGATTTGTGGCGCATCCGCCGCAACATCGGCAATTCGGTGCGCTACAATTCCGTGTACAAAGAAGAAGACACCGTCGTACCCCGCGCTGAGTTGCCCACGCTGCTGAAGGGAGTGAAGGAAATTGGGGCGCGGTATGGGTTCAAGAGTGTGTGCTACGGCCATGCCGGCGACGGCAACCTGCACGTCAACATCATCCGCGGCGAGCTCACCGACGAGCAGTGGAATGTGGGGCTGCGGCAGCCGATAACGGAAATCTTCCAGCTCTGCGTCAAGCTCGGGGGCACGATTTCGGGCGAGCACGGCATTGGGCTGGTGCAAAAAGGCTACATCGGTATTGCCCTGCCAGAGGCTAACTTGGAATTGATGCGCGGTATCAAGCGCGTATTCGACCCGGCCGGCATCCTCAACCCTGGGAAGATATTCTAG
- the paaD gene encoding 1,2-phenylacetyl-CoA epoxidase subunit PaaD, whose amino-acid sequence MVATQAPTEEHIWQLLEEVSDPEVPVLSILDLGIVRNVQVQGQAVTVTITPTYSGCPAMNTIATDIRLRLLAEGITHVTIHNQLSPAWTTDWMSQAGRDKLEAYGIAPPIDGTATGHLLNLFGEDTAVRCPLCKSEHTHLVSQFGSTACKAFYQCDDCHEPFDYFKCHS is encoded by the coding sequence ATGGTAGCAACGCAGGCACCCACCGAGGAGCATATTTGGCAACTGCTAGAAGAGGTGTCGGACCCCGAGGTACCCGTGCTTAGCATTTTGGACCTAGGTATCGTCCGCAACGTGCAGGTGCAGGGCCAAGCCGTGACGGTGACCATCACGCCTACCTATTCGGGGTGCCCGGCCATGAACACTATTGCCACGGATATCCGGCTGCGGCTCTTAGCCGAAGGCATCACCCACGTAACGATTCACAACCAGCTTAGCCCGGCCTGGACCACTGATTGGATGTCGCAAGCAGGCCGCGACAAGTTGGAAGCCTATGGCATTGCTCCGCCCATAGATGGTACGGCGACTGGTCATTTACTCAACCTGTTCGGCGAGGATACAGCCGTACGCTGCCCGCTATGCAAGTCTGAGCACACGCATTTGGTTAGTCAGTTTGGCTCCACGGCCTGCAAAGCCTTCTACCAGTGCGACGACTGCCACGAGCCGTTCGACTACTTCAAGTGCCATAGTTGA
- a CDS encoding FAD-binding oxidoreductase: MVLRPGNAEQIAEIMRLCHEHRIPVTPRGAGTGLSGGALPVHHGVVLSTERLNRILDIDERNLQATVEPGVINEAFQNAVKEVGLFYPPDPASKGSCTLGGNLAHSSGGPKAVKYGTTRDYVLNLQVVLPTGELIWTAANTLKNSTGYNLTQLLVGSEGTLGIITKVVFRLLPYPSRIS, from the coding sequence GTGGTGCTGCGCCCCGGTAACGCCGAGCAGATAGCAGAAATTATGCGTCTGTGCCACGAACACCGCATTCCCGTGACCCCACGCGGGGCCGGTACCGGCCTGAGCGGCGGCGCGTTGCCTGTGCACCACGGTGTTGTGTTGAGCACCGAGCGGCTCAACCGCATCCTCGACATCGACGAGCGCAACCTGCAAGCCACCGTCGAGCCGGGTGTCATCAACGAGGCGTTTCAGAATGCCGTGAAGGAAGTGGGGCTATTCTACCCCCCCGACCCGGCCAGCAAAGGCAGCTGCACACTCGGCGGCAACTTGGCCCATAGCAGCGGCGGCCCCAAAGCCGTCAAGTACGGCACCACGCGCGACTACGTGCTCAACCTGCAGGTGGTGCTGCCCACCGGCGAGCTGATCTGGACAGCGGCCAACACACTCAAGAATTCGACGGGCTACAATCTCACCCAGCTCTTGGTGGGCTCGGAAGGCACGTTGGGCATCATCACCAAAGTGGTGTTCCGGCTTCTGCCCTACCCCAGCAGAATATCCTGA
- a CDS encoding TetR/AcrR family transcriptional regulator, translating to MAKRSKVNQRQRILDEAAKLFKEKGFAGTSMRDLGGEVGMEAASMYNHIKSKDEILESICFHVSNTYISQLAEVEKMDASYTKKVETLLRRHVYLMIEDGAAVSVANNDWKFLTGDKLIQFKEARKRYEQGFATLIEQGVAAGELQPVNVSVALFTILSAVRWVELWYRPGRGISAQDLEQNIMTILLNGLAK from the coding sequence ATGGCCAAACGGAGCAAAGTCAATCAGCGCCAACGCATTTTAGATGAAGCGGCAAAGCTTTTCAAGGAAAAAGGCTTTGCTGGCACCTCCATGCGTGATTTAGGTGGTGAGGTCGGCATGGAAGCCGCCAGCATGTACAACCATATCAAGTCGAAAGACGAGATTTTGGAGAGCATCTGCTTCCACGTATCCAACACGTACATCTCGCAACTAGCCGAGGTGGAAAAGATGGATGCTTCCTATACAAAAAAGGTGGAAACATTGCTCCGGCGCCACGTGTACTTAATGATAGAAGATGGCGCGGCCGTGTCGGTAGCCAACAACGACTGGAAATTTCTTACCGGCGACAAACTCATCCAATTCAAAGAGGCTCGCAAACGGTATGAGCAAGGCTTTGCAACTCTGATTGAGCAAGGGGTTGCGGCTGGCGAGTTACAGCCCGTCAACGTTTCAGTGGCACTGTTCACTATTCTCTCGGCGGTACGCTGGGTGGAGTTGTGGTACCGGCCCGGCCGGGGCATTTCAGCCCAAGATTTAGAGCAAAATATCATGACCATTCTGCTGAATGGCTTAGCAAAATAA
- a CDS encoding FAD-binding oxidoreductase: MGPSPTKSTPELATGNSQLMSRFHKVKIKRIQRETPDCVTLALDVPTELHDTFKFTQGQYLTFRREHNGEELRRSYSICSSPWMGSGKWLLRRCQMGGFRRWR, from the coding sequence GTGGGACCCTCTCCGACGAAAAGCACTCCTGAGTTGGCGACTGGCAACTCACAACTCATGAGTCGTTTTCATAAAGTTAAAATCAAGCGCATTCAGCGAGAAACGCCCGATTGCGTTACCCTAGCCCTGGACGTGCCCACCGAATTGCACGACACGTTCAAGTTCACCCAAGGGCAGTATCTGACGTTTCGGCGGGAGCACAACGGGGAAGAACTACGTCGCTCCTACTCTATATGCAGCAGCCCCTGGATGGGGAGTGGCAAGTGGCTATTAAGAAGGTGCCAGATGGGAGGTTTTCGTCGTTGGCGGTAG